A window of Eucalyptus grandis isolate ANBG69807.140 chromosome 4, ASM1654582v1, whole genome shotgun sequence genomic DNA:
TACAGGCCGAgtttttgggcccaacatgggtggacgggcctaCTTGAACCCATCAACACATAGAAAAAACCCATCAAAACATATCACCAGATCAAGAGCCTGGATCATCAACGAGATCATAAGACAAACTTTGAAGCAGGTGCTAAGAGTGGCTTTTGTTGGCCCGAGATCTCGTCGCGACAAGAAATTCGAAAATCTTTGCAAAACGTAAAGGATATTCTGAAGAGACCGCCCTCACGATTTTCGTTGTTTCATTAGCTAGGTTAGCATGTAGGTTGGAAGATGAATGTTGGCTTTTGATTCTGATTTTGATGCTATTGGTAATGCTAACTCCTCCTCCTATATTAGGGGCAAATCAAATCTACCAGTTTGACATTAATCGCAACTTCTGTGCTCAAGAGTCATCATATTCCTACCTCGGTAATATTACTTCTATACATCAGCAAGAGATAGGCCTCGAGTACATTCGACAACTCTTTTTGCAATGCTCATCATTACAACtgttgaaatttaatcaaatagaCTCAGAGAAGAAAACACGCAAGAGAATTGTTGCTATAACTCTTGTTACTTTATTCATCAGAACATAAGCCTATTAAATAGGCAGAACATCCAAACCACTTAGCAAGAAAATACCTacagaacaacaacaacaaagacCCACTGACATATCCCACTAACTAGAACATGTGCAAAAACTAACTCCTAAAAATAAGTCACTTCCTATTGACTAGGACTCCACTATTACATTATTGAAGACACGTAAAAACTGAAAGTTAACTACTTCAACAACAACTAGTAACCATTCCTCGACCATCAGTCAAATCATCACCGGGATGAAAAACGAAACATGTAAAAACTCCTATGCTGGTTCAAGCTTCCTCTCTAGACTTGTGAATACTGAATAGACAGGTACTCATCTCCGGGACTGAGAGAAGACAGTTCGCCCTCATCTGTGAATGACTTCGTCGGTAAAGCCTTCCTCAGGTCACTCGAGGCACGCCACTCGTCAATGCTCGCCAATTGGTCGGAGTTCAGACATGGAAGCTCCCTCTGGCTTAGGATTTTCATCACTTCTGCCGTTCTTCCGAGAAGAATAGCAGCGGACCATGCGCTCTCTGTCCGGCCCTCAATGCCACTGCGAGAGCACTCTGTGAATATGACATGTTCTAAGTTGGTGAGGCAGGCCGCAATAATATCGGAGATCATCCTTGATAGCTTCTCGAAGATTCTGTTGCTCATATCACAGTCGCTACTCTTGCAATCGAGCAGCAGGGTCTCGCTTATACGGTACATGGAATGAGCGGCCCGTACTTTGACGGGCCACGCCGAAGTGGATACCATTAAATGTCCATCGGTTGATCCGGCTTTGAATTTGACGAAAACATCCTTTGCGGCGCACGAAAGCCCTTCGAGCACATCCTTTGTGGTGTTTCTTTGGAAGGAAATTTTGCGGAGATCTACATCGAGCCATTTGTGGTAGTAATCGACTCCCATGAACACAATGCTCGCCGCCTTTCGGGCATTCATCAATTCTTGTTTTGCGCACAGCCTTTCTTCTACCAAGTTGACACACATCAGGCCCTCGCGAGCACCACGCAGCAATCGTTTTCTAGCAGATGCGTCAATGTTTGGAATGGTGACCGCTATGCTCGTTAAGGTCGCGATCGGCAGCGCCCAATTGTTCGGTGGTTCTGCATAATCCAGGAGAGGAACTGCATCGCTGTCGAAATCCATGACACCTGTGAACCCGCAAGAGGGCGTCTCTTCCAAAAGTTGCACGAGATGTATGGGCTGATTGTTCTTCCCCATCTTGATCCAACGCTCGGTGGTGTCGCAGTGGTTCTGCATCATGACGTTCACCAATTCTTCCTCGCCCTCGAGATGCAAAATATATCGGCTGAAGTCCGGCATTGAGGCCGAGCCTTCTAGGGGCGAACTCGAGTGCAAGTCCTTGTCTGAATCGCTGATGTTCAGTTTGAACTTCTTCCTCAGATCGGAGCACAAATCACATAACAACAAGATCGGGCTCATGAACAGAACGGAGATCAGCCTCACGGCCTTGCTTCCCAACACGATCCCGACTTGTATTCCGATGAGCATATCCAAAACCACGTTCTTCGAGTCGTGGATGAGTTTACGACACCGCTGGCTCCGGACCTGTAAATTGAACGGACGCTCCTTAATCTCTATGAATTGCTGTATCCAATACTTTTCGGGCTTGAATTCATCCTTGTAGCTCTTGTTCCCTCGCCTCTGCCATTTCAATCTGATCGTGAGGAACCATCGGAATGCCGGCGCGATTGTGCCGACCCCGATTGCAATAGTCTGCGTGATGAGAATCGCCGTGCTCGACCACTTATAGTCCGACTCCGAGTCCGACGGGCCATAGCAGGATACGAACTCGAACATCCCGGGGCTGCGGTAAGCCCGGACCATCGCTTGCGCCGGGTCGATGCGCTCGGGAGGCGAGCGCCCGGAAGCGTGCACGTCATGGACCGCGCCACGACGAATTGCGGGTTGCGGGAATGGGCCATCATCCCATACTTCAACAGGTGCTCCTTGAGCTTGTCGAAGACGTTGTCGCAGCTCCGGCTCAAGCTCTCCTTCGAGTCAGCTCGTGCCTCTTGCAATACTTCATCTCCAAGTAGCACTTGCTCGTCGGGACCATCGCGGCCGAGAAGCTCGGGGTCACCAGCAACAGCGGCATCGGGGATATCACGAAGGCATGTCCCGGCTGAAGTCGAAGATCACTCCGGTGCCCAACCGTATACGAGATGTTCACAAAAGATGTGATGAcgagtgttggagaaatctttccagaatattttgaagctgacaaaacgtttctatcagtctagtctggatatcgatagtcaaagtctcaagactttgtaatctcaagactcaagactcaagactcaagactcaagattattctcactgacagtctttctaatccagtgacgaaggatATCCAAAActgaagtatatggttgaggatttgatcctatcctctggaaaagatcccttggttggataatcatttcggattctttgattcttatctaagatcaattgaagatccaatgttcgacgaaacattcttggaatgttctattcttggaaaccaaaatcccgattgtatgggcgaataggattgatgggctatcatcgattccttaaatagctcggatgatcttcttaattgattccgtccaacgggtagattggaggaattcctttggtaagtgccaacggctatgatggcataaaggagtataaaaggaagacgttctagttgttttaagtgtgtgatcgatagaaaaattccagtcgaagaaccttgattgttagtcgatatagttcgagcgaaattgtatacacagagagtgtttatacttggtgataccttgagcgagtgtagtagatcatctacatcgagaaatcaaggaagatcaacactgtaacatctctttgttcatagtggaatccagccaatcggctgtcagtgcagaagagtggacgtaggcttgaatcaagccgaaccactataaacctcgtgtttaattctctctttcccttactcagtcttacgattgatctttttaatccttcatctgtctaagtattgtgcaatcttcaagaaaatttttataaacctattcaccccactctaggtactcgtactagcattatcaattggtatcagagctcgtgttcttactttatttgaagtgttttacttcgagtaaaagatccatggctagtatgctagcaccagtgGCTGTTGGAAGGGCAAAgaaataccagaccaccctactttgatggaaaggattacaacatctggaaaaacaagatgaaagcttttctacgatcaaaggatcctctggaatgggatgtggtggaaagaggaattactcctacttTGCTGCATCAgcatccgaaagagggaaagaaactgttgaaaccagcggaatgtctcaagaagagataaacaagagacaagcactcgatgcaaaagcaatttactctttatattgtgctttatcaccaactgaatataacagaatatcttcttgtgaaacagcaaaagaagtctgggatagattacatatcacttatgaagggatagaccgagtgaaggagaccagaattaacattcttcttggtcaatatgaagccttcaaaatgaaacaaggagaatctataactaacatgtttagccgttttacagatattgtcaatggacttgagaatcaaggacagaaaatttctgatcccatgaaggtgaacaagctactgcgtggactctccaaggattggaatcatataaagacttcaattagagagacgcaaagaattatgccattatctgtagacgagctgattggaactcttcatcttatgaagtggaacgaattaatgaagacaaagatccaagaggtaagaaatccattgcattaaaatctaacgatgattcgatgatacggACTAGAAGAtctggacgatgaggagcttgcacttatgattagaaggttcgaaagctgaatagaaaaggaagaaggttcaactcgaggaaacaaagtcttcgaaacagcaaaccaagtttgttgataatgaggaaccaaacaaagatgtagtttgcttcgaatgtaagaaaaagggacacatcggaccaaattgtcctctcctgaagaagaaaagaggaaaagctgaaaagtctcgaaaagctctcaaagctgaaacttggagcgatacgagtgtgaagaaagtgatgaggaatatgccaacccgtgtctaatggcacaatcggactcggattCGGATCGACTctgacagtgaatttgaggtaagtgattataaaatccctgtcaaagtctctaaatacattgatgaattatgtcttagtcttaagacttctctaaaaaggatttccgaacttaaaaaggaaaactcagtgttaaaacaaaaggaaaatattttaaaagaaaaagtgaaaagtttagacttgaatgtttctactcttaaggagaatgaagataaactttcaaaagaaaatgttttcttaaaaactgacttatcaaatatttcaaagaaattttcaatagggtctgaaaaacttgaaaaagttctttcaggtcaaagaccttactttaataagtccggtttgggtatgacaattcaattcctttgattgattttccaaaagtaaaagaaagaattaagaaaagaccgtcaaaagaggcttacaaaaatcatttcaagaaagtctttgtaaagtctcGTAGGTCGAAGTGCtttaaggtgttcaaagtgtaacaagtcgatcattttgaaaaagagtgtcctatggtttggaagcctgttaagaaagtatggcctagtaatgcttattctactaacgccaaaggacccaagaaaatttgggtaccaaagaaagcttgagactctctttgaatgcaggtctctgtcaaaaagaaagttaagtggtatcttgacagcggatgttcaagacacgtgacagagactcaaattgcttcataaagcttgttcaagtgaatggtggaaaagtttcattttgaggaaacaaagaaaggaagcattgtgggatttggaaccgtg
This region includes:
- the LOC120292624 gene encoding uncharacterized protein LOC120292624 → MVRAYRSPGMFEFVSCYGPSDSESDYKWSSTAILITQTIAIGVGTIAPAFRWFLTIRLKWQRRGNKSYKDEFKPEKYWIQQFIEIKERPFNLQVRSQRCRKLIHDSKNVVLDMLIGIQVGIVLGSKAVRLISVLFMSPILLLCDLCSDLRKKFKLNISDSDKDLHSSSPLEGSASMPDFSRYILHLEGEEELVNVMMQNHCDTTERWIKMGKNNQPIHLVQLLEETPSCGFTGVMDFDSDAVPLLDYAEPPNNWALPIATLTSIAVTIPNIDASARKRLLRGAREGLMCVNLVEERLCAKQELMNARKAASIVFMGVDYYHKWLDVDLRKISFQRNTTKDVLEGLSCAAKDVFVKFKAGSTDGHLMVSTSAWPVKVRAAHSMYRISETLLLDCKSSDCDMSNRIFEKLSRMISDIIAACLTNLEHVIFTECSRSGIEGRTESAWSAAILLGRTAEVMKILSQRELPCLNSDQLASIDEWRASSDLRKALPTKSFTDEGELSSLSPGDEYLSIQYSQV